TCTGGACTACGCGGTGGCCAACGCCGGAATCCTGCGCAACTCGCCCCTGGGCGAGATGACCGATGAGCGCTGGGAGGCCATGCTCGACGTCGACCTCACCGGCGTGTTGCGGACCCTGCGCGCAGGGTCCGCAAGGATGACCGACGGCGGAGCGATGGTTGCCGTGTCCTCTATTGCCGGAGGTGTGTACGGGTGGGAGGAACATGCCCATTACGCGGCCGCCAAGGCCGGCGTGCTCGGGTTGATCCGCAGCGTGGCCGCCGAGCTGGGCCCGCGCGGCATCCGCGCCAACGCCGTGATTCCCGGACTCATCGAGACGCCCCAGTCCCTGGACCCGGTGAACTCCCTCGGGCCCGACGGACTGCAACGCGCCGGTCTGGAAATCCCCTGGGGCCGCGTCGGACGGCCCCAGGAGGTTGCCAGCGTGATCGGCTTCCTGACCTCCAATGACGCTGTCTACGTCACCGGCCAGTCGCTGATCGTCGACGGCGGTCTCACCGTCAAGATGCGTGCCTGAAAAGCCCCGGAAGGACAAGAATGAACAACCCTGACGCCTCCCGTCACACGGAGGGCCGCGCTGTAGTGGTCACAGGCGGAGCCAGCGGCATAGGCAAGGCCATCGCTGAAGCCTTCACCGCCAACGGCGACAGAGTGGCTGTGCTCGACCGGTCCGGCGCGGCGGGAAGCATCGCCGTCGACGTCTCAGACGAAGCGAGCGTGAGGGCCGCCTTCGCCGCCGCACGCGCCGAGCTCGGGAGCATCGATATTCTCGTGAACAGTGCGGGACTGCTGACGGAATCACCGCTGGAGGACATGACCCTGGCTATGTGGAACGAGACGATTGCCGTTGACCTGACGGGCGTCTTCCTGTGTTGCCGGGAGGTGGTGGGGGAGATGCGGCAGCAGAAGTGGGGCCGCATCATCAACATCGCCTCACAGCTGGCCATCAAGGGCGGCACCGGGCTCAGCCACTACAGCGCCGCCAAAGCCGGGGTCGTGGGACTGACCAAGGCTCTGGCCCTGGAAACCGCCGGCGACAACGTGCTGGTCAACAGCATCGCCCCTGGCCCCATCGAGACGCCCCTGGTTGACGGCATTTCCGAGGACTGGAAAACGGAGAAGCGTGCCGGCCTGCCGCTGCTGCGCTTTGGCCTTCCGGCCGAGGTGGCGCCTACAGCGCTGCTTCTCGCCAGCGATCCGGGCGGCAACCTGTATGTCGGTCAGACGCTGGGGCCAAATTCCGGCGACGTCATGCCCTAGGAAAGGACGCCTCACATGTGCGGTGCGTGCGGACGAAGTGTTGTGAGCGACCCTGTGCTGGGTCCGAACCGAACGATGCGCCAGCACCTGATCGTCGCCCAAACGATCAACGGCGTCTGCCAATCGTGGCCCGGGGCCCCGAAAGTGGCGGCCACCAGCGACGGCTGGTTGGTTTCGGGTTCAACGGGTGCCACAACGGCGGTCGCGACGGTGGAAGCGCTGTGGTCCGTTGTTCTCCGGAGCCGCCCGGGAGCGCCGTCTTCGGATCTGCGTCCTACGGACGGGCCCTGTGCTACGGAAGAAGCTCGCGTGGCGGCGCCCATCGGCGGTTCGGAATGGGACCCGACGTCGGGGGACTTGACGGCACCGCACTTGCAGCCGGAGGAGTTGTCGCTCCGGGTCTTGAATCTTGGCCACCACATGGCGCGCGATGCGGGCACGGCCCCCGCAGGGTCCTGGGCAGCCCGCGAATAGCGCTGTCCAGACCAGGTGAATCGCACCGAGTTTGATGGAGACATCGATTACCCGGAAGGATGATTCCCATGCCAGCACAACGGCAGTACCCTGTCGAGCCGCGTGAGCGCGCAACGCAGAGGGCCATTGATGCAAGGAAGAACCCTGCGACCAGGACCGGCGAGTGCCGCCGGATCGGAGAGCATCTCGGGGTGAATCCCGAGGCGCTGCGGATCCGGGTGAGCCGGGCCGAGATTGACGAGAGTCTGCGACCGGGGACGACGACGGCGGACATCGACCGGATCACAGAACTCGAGCGTGAGGTCCGCGGGCTGCACCGGGCGAACACGATCCTGAAGCAGGCAAGGCTGTTTGCCTTTCGGGTGCACTCACCTGGCTCTAGTTCTGGTCGCCGATAATGGATCCTTCCTCAGTTGAGGGGGGAATAGGCGAGGTTGTCGCCGTGAATATCCTTCAGACCGGAAGGTTGCTCCGGCCCGTGAGCGAAGTCTCTACTGCCCGCGGGTCCACTCGCCGAGGGGATTCGGCGGCGCTCTGGAACGGCAAATACGGGGTGTGCACACTGTGCACACCCAGGGCTTCGGATCGGGCCGTACCGAACTCCGGCTCAACCTTGACTCTGCCGTCGAGGCTCCGGTGGAGCTTGGTCCGCTGATTGATTCTGAATTCCACTCCTGCGGCACCGTCCCGCCGCACGGCGCCAAGGTCCTGGCCCACCCGGACAAGGACTTCTACATTGTGGGCAGGAAGTCCTACGGCCGGGCGCCGACCTTCCTGCCGGCCACCGGCTACGAACAGGTCCGCTCCGTCGTGGCCGCCCTCGCCGGGGACCGTGAGGCCGCGGACACCGTCCACCTCGAACTCCCCGAGACCGGCGTCTGCTCCACTGACGCCGGCACCAGCTGCGATGTTCCCGCCGCGGCCATCCCGGATAGGGCGGAGGCCCGGTGCTGCGCCGCTCCCGAACCCGTACTGGTCGGGTTCCCCACCGGAATGACCCACGGCCGCTCCGGCAGCAACTGAACATCATTCGTCAGCAAACCCCATCATTGGAGTGCCGCCATGACTGAACACCGCGAAACCAGCAGGGGACTGCAGGACAACACCGAGCTCCTGCACCGCGTCAGCGCCCGCCTCGCTGACAGGTTTGCCGGGATCTTCGCCGCTGAAACCGTCGAACGCTACGTCTTTGAGTCCTACACGGCCCTGGCCCGGACCGCGAAGATCACCACCTACCTGCCCGCCACCACCGAGCACTTCGCCAGCGACCGGCTCAACGCCCTAGCCAAATCCAAGGGAGCGGTCCTCCGAACGCGGCATCGAAGGTATGGAACGCATGCGCCCGGTCCGGGACGGCATTCGGGTCCGGAATCAGAAGCTCTACGCGGAGCTCACCGGGAACTAGGCATGCCCGCCACCGCTCTGACCCGCTCGTTTTCAGCGGGTGAGGGCGAAGGCGGCAAGGACTGCGGTACAGGTGTCGCTGGCCAGTGGACGGCGGTGGAGCCCAGGAGCCGGCGGCGCAGCAGCACCAGGGTCAGCGTCAGACCTGCGGTGATCAGAAGGGCGCCGAGCATGCGTGAGGCGAGGTAGGTTCCGTCGGGAATGAAGGGGATCACCAGGTGCTGGGAACTCCAGAAGACGACGACGATGGCGGCTCCCTTCCAGATGCTGTCCGTGACGGCCTGAAGGCGTGGCAGCAGGAAGTCGAGGTAGACCATTCCTTCAGTGAAGGCCCATATCACCGGCCAAAGTGTGCTGCTGCAGACGGCAGCCCAAACCGGCAGGTGAATGGCGGTGATCCGGGGTGGGAGGGCCCCGGGCCCGTAGAAAGGAAGGGTGGCCAGGCTTGCGGCCGCGACTGCGGGCAGCAGGGCCAGCAAGTACAGGGGGATGGCGCGCAGCTGAGGGCCCAAGTTTGATGCGGGTGAGACCGGATACGTCCTGGAGTCGCCGTCGTTCCCGGCGGAGCACTAACACCAGTAAGAACAGACACCCTGCGTCTATGAGGGTGCCCTAGACGGTCCACCAACCCCGGGAGGATTCCCATTGCGTCAGGTCGCCGATGGACCACAGGATCCCGGAGGTTGTCATCTGCGCGAGGAAGGACAGGACGGCCAGGGCCGGCAGAAACAGCAGTACCGGCCACCAGGACAGGTTCCTGTCAGCAAACAGAATCCGGAGGGCGCGCGGCGTGTTGCGTCCCGTCGGCCCTGCGGCGGTCCGAAGATCGTTGACCGGGGCCTGCCTGCCGGTCGAATCCGCGGCAGCCGGGTCGGAGGGTGAGCTTTCATGAACTGGTCTCCCGCCATGGTTCCCCGGCTTGTTGCGGCTGAATGATCGTAATTCTTACGGGATCGGGGTGCGCAAACTGCGCATGAACGGTGCCGCAATGCTCGAAGGCAGCCCGTAGATGTCCCGATGAGCAGCCTGGGTACTGTGAAACTGTGTTTCCCAGTGCTGACGTCTATGAAAGATTTTTTCTCCGTTTACCTTTGAGTCTTTCACCGTTGACCTGGCATCCGTAGCTTTCTTGGTGTGACAACAAATGACCTGGCAACGGCCCCTGCACACCGCGAACAGTTCCTGGAAGCGGTGCGGGAAAACCTGACCTCCTTTACTTCCGTCGAACTGAGAATCGCCAAGGCGATGCTCAACGATCCCGCCGGGCTGATCAACCAGTCCATCGGCCAGTTCGCTGTCGTGGCCGGCGTTTCCGCGGCGTCGGCGGTGCGTTTTTGCCGGGCCATGGGGCTGGCCGGTTTCCAGGAACTCAAGTTGACCCTGAGCCGCTCGGCTCCCGCGGATCCGGCCCGGGCGGCAACGGACGTCGACGCCGGTGACTCGCCGGAGACAGCCAGCCGCAAAGTGGTGCTGGGATCCGCGGAGGCCCTGGCCACGGCGGCCGGTAACATCGACCATTTGGCTATTGCTGCCGCGGCCGGAGTGCTCGGCGAAGCCCGCAGGGTCCTGGTGGCCGGCATCGGCACGTCCGCTCCGCTGGCGGCGGATGTGGCCTATCGGCTGGCATTGATCGGGGTGGATGCCGTGTTTCCGGCGGACGCGCACGTCCAGCATGTCATGGCTAGCCACCTGGTGCCGGGGGATGCCTGCCTGGTCATCTCCCATACCGGCTCTACCGTGGAAACCCTTGCTGTCGCTGGTGCAGCGCGCGACGCCGGGGCCGTGGTTCTCGCCGTCACCAGCTTCGCCGGAACACCCCTGACCGACATCTCGGACCACGTGGTTGTCGCCGGCAGCCAGGAGACCGCCTACCGCGTGGACGCCATGACCAGCCGCATGGTGCACCTGGCGGTACTTGACGCCCTGGTGGTGGTGCTGGCGCACGCCTCGCCGTGGCGGTCCGAGACCCTTGCGGAGAGCAACGAAATCCTGGCCCGCGGCCACCGAATCTAGCCTCCTTCCCAACCCCCACCTCATTCCCTGGAGACACCCATGCCCAAACTCATCCATGGCCTTGTGACCGACGGCGCCGGAGCACCGCATCCCGGCGTCGCCGTCACCAACGGCCGAGACGTCATCACCACGGACGACGGCGGCGCGTTCAGTCTGGAGCCCGCCGGGCCGTTCATTGCCCTCACCCGCCCCACGGGGTGGACCACGGACCGCTGGTTTGCGCGGATCGACGCCGGAGCGGCTGAGGACACGGCCATCACCTTCGTGCTGGAGCCGGACGAGCAGCCGCTGCCCTACCAGTTCATGCACATCACGGACACACACATCGATGCCAAGCGCGAGTCCGAATGGTCATTCGACTACGGGCGCCTCACGCAGGCCAGCCAGCTGCGGGAGTTCCTCCAGGACCTCCCGCAGCTCTCACCCGCCAGCCGCTCCGTCGTGATCACCGGTGACCTGGTGGACCATGGCAGTGCTGAGGAATTCGCTGAACTCATGGATGCGGTGGACGGTTCGCCCGTCGACGTGAACCTGGTGCCCGGCAACCACGACCACATGCACACCGGACTCAAGGGCCTGGTCTCCCGCAACAACTACATCATCAACGGCGGCAACCCCGAGCTCTACGAGGCGATGGTGGGTCCGCGCTGGTTCTCCTACGATGTCGCGGGACTGCACGTAGTGGTGATGGACTGGCACACCCACGAACTCGGCCTGGACCACACGGTCCAGGAAGAATGGCTCCGCAACGATCTCGCCACGGCAGGCGCGAGCACCCCGTACATCCTGTGCATGCACGACCAGCCGGGGCATTCCATCATGGACCGTCTGCCCCGCAAGCCCCTGGCCACCTTCTCCGGACACTGGCACACCTCCCGCGTGGTGGACATCGACGGGGTCCTGCACGTCAACAGCCCCACGCCATTCTTCGCAGGCCTGGACTACTCGCCGCCCATGTTCCGGGAAGTGGTGTGGGACGGCACGGAGATCACACTCAACTCACGCACCATGCCGGCACGCTACCTGCACAACCCCGAACACGCCTTTGACGTGGACAAGGCCACCATCGCCGGGTACGACGCCAAGCCGGAGCGCCCGCCGGTCCGGTGGCGGCACCAGTTGGCCGGTGCCGGGCACCGTGCAGGCCTGACCCTCACCGACGGCATGGTCCTGGCCGGCTCCCAGATCGAGGACAAGCCCGCGGGGACTGTGGAGGCCCTCGACGCCGCCACCGGAAGCCTGCTGTGGACGGCCGGCACGGAGTCCGCCGTCAAGACCAGGCCCCTCAAGGTCGGGGGCATTGTGGTGGTCGCAGAAGTCAATGGTGCGGTTGCCGGACTCGACGCCACGAGCGGGGAGCGCGTGTGGACCACACCGTCCACCGACCCGTACCGGCGCTTTGCCTGGCAGTCGCCCGTAGAGTCGGAAGGGATCGTGGTTGTGGGCGACCAGAGCGACCTCCGTGCCCTCGACGCCGCCACCGGCGAGGTACTTTGGGGCAGGACCGATCTGTCCCCGCACCACAACATCGTCACCCACTCCAGCGTGCTGATCCTCGGACGGACAGTGGTGGTCGGCTTCTGGCCGACGCCCAACGCGCCAATCGCCGTCGACCTCCACACCGGCGAATCCCTGTGGCCCGTGCCTGCCCTGAAAGACGACCCCTGGGAGACCGCGCGGAAGCTCCGCGTGACGGGCACGGCCGTGTTCGACGCCGTCGACGACAGCGTCCTCCTTCCCGCCATCGCCGGTACCGTCAAGCTGGACCGCGAAAGCGGGCAGGTGCTGTGGACCGCGGACCATGAGGGCGGCTACAGCCCGTCAACACCCGTCGTCACGCCCGACGGCTATGTCGTCACGGTCACCGGCCGCGGGATCCGCATGCTCAACCGGGAAACCGGCGTCCAGCTCTGGGACGTCCCCGTAGACGGACTCGCGCCCTTCCCCATGACCGCCTACCGCAAGAAGGCCCACCCCGTCATGGCGGCACCTTTGTACCTCGCATCGGAAGACACACTACTGCTGCCCGGACTCGACGGCGTCATCCGCCGCTACCGCATGGACGGCACCCCGGCGGGCGAGTTCCGGATCGGTGTCCCGCTCGCCGCACCCCTGCTGGCTGCCGACGGCGGCTACCTGACGGTCGGCGTCGACGGCGGCGTGCTGTCGCTGGACCTACCCGCGGGCCCGGCAGCAGAAATCGGCGCGTCATCATGACGACACCTCTACTGAAGGAGCGGCCGGCGTCCGGACAGCTGCCCGCACCGGCAGATCAGCCGGCGTCCGGACACCGGGCAGCACCGAAGCGCCGCAGCATCATTCCGTACCTGCTGCTCCTGCCGGCGCTGCTGGCCATGCTGCTGTTTGTCTACGGCCCGGCCCTGTTGTCCTTCATCGGCAGCTTCTTCGTCATCCCGCTGTCCAAGGGGCCCTGGAAGTTCGCCGGACTGGACAACTACAAGTCCGTGCTCTCCGATCCGCTGATCCAGCAGGCCGCCTGGAACACCCTGGTCTACTCGGTGGCCACGATCATTCCCTCCATGGTGCTGGGGCTCCTGCTGGCGCTCCTCATGGAACGGCTGGGCCGCCGAAGCTGGCTGGCCAAGACGGCACTCATCCTGCCCATGACGGCCAATATGGTGGCGATGGCGGTGGTTTTCAAATGGATCTTCGCCCTGCAGGGCGGCCTGGCCAACCAGACCCTGGCCATGGTCGGGTTCGCCCCCGTCAACTGGCTCGGCGAGGCTGAAACGTCCTTGGCCTCCGTGATCCTGGTGGGTCTGTGGCGGGCCACATCCCTGTGCACCTTGCTGTTCATGGCCGGGCTCACCACCATCCCCGGCTCCATCCACGAGGCCACCGCGGTGGAGGGAATCCGCGGCTTCGCGAAGCTCCGCACGGTCATCCTGCCCATGCTCAAGCCGACGGTCGTGTTCGTCTCCGTCCTTTCGATCACGGGTGCGGCGCAGGTGTTCGAAATCGTCAATGTCATGACCAAGGGCGGTCCGCTGGGCAGTTCGGAGACCATAATGACCGCCACCCAGCGGGTCGGTTTCGAGTATTTCCGCGTGGGCGAAGCCTCTGCCATGTCCTTCACCCTCATCGCCATCCTCCTGGCCGTCGGCATCATCGGCCGCCGCCGCACCCCCAAGGAAGAGTCATGATCCGTCTGTACAAGCCGCTTGGACTGGTTCTCGGAGCAGTCGCCGTCGTCCTCTCCTTGTTCCCCTTCTACTGGATGCTCCGCACCGCGGTGGCGCCCGCCGGCGGCAGTGTCCTGACAGGGATGAGCCTGATCCCGGCAGAGCTGGACCTGTCCAACTTCGCCCGGGCGTGGGACCGCGCCAACCTGGGTTCCGCGATGCTGAACGGCATCACGGTCACTCTGGGGATCCTGCTGCTTCAGCTTCTGACGTGCATCCCGGCGGCCTATGCCCTCGCGAGGTTCCGCTTCCGCGGAGCCGGCGTTTTGTTGGGCCTCGTGCTGGCTTGCCTCCTCGTCCCGAGTCAGGCCACCTTGATCCCCACCTTCGTGGGACTCAACCTTCTGGGCCTGGGCGACACCAGGCTCGGCCTGGTGCTGCCGTTCGTCACGAGTGCGATCGGAATCTTCATGCTGCGGCAGCAGATGCTCTCCATCCCGGACGCCATCATGGAAGCCGCCCGCACCGATGGCCTGGGTCCGCTGCGGACCCTCGTCTCGGTGGTGGTCCCCATGTCCGCCCCCTCCATCGCGGCGTTCTCGATGCTGTCCATCTTCACCCATTGGAATGACTACCTGTGGCCGCTCCTCGTTGCACGCAGCCCTGAGATCATGACGCCACCCCTGACTCTCGCCATTTTCCAGAACGCAGACACAGGCTTCGACTACCCGGCACTCTCCGCCGCCGCGGCCATCGTGACGGCCCCTGTCATCATCCTGTTCCTCCTCGCCCAACGGCACTTTGTCCGCGGCATGGCCGGCCCGGAAGTCGCCGGCTAGCCCCCACGCCATTCCCTCCAGACCCATTCGTCCAACCCCTCCCACAGCAGCGCAACCAACTAACCAAGGAAAAAATTCAATGCGCACCAAAGCAATCGCTACCGCGTCCGTTCTGACCGCCGTCGCCCTGGGCCTGTCCGCCTGCGGATCGTCCACCGAATCCGCCTCCGCCAACCAGGCCGCCGCAGCCTCGGCGATCGACAAGTGCAAGCCCGCCGAGACGAGCATCAAACTGACCTACGCGCCGCAGGGCATGCCCGCCGTAGAGCACGCCAAGACGGTCATGGAACAGAAGTTCCCGGGGCTCAAGATCGACGCCGTGGCCTCGCAGAGCTCCAACTACTCGGACCTGACCAAGCAGATCGTGGCGGACTCCGCCGTCGGCAAGCGGCCGGACCTCATCATGACCGGTCTCGGGCAGCTGCGCTTCTGGACGGACACCTACAACCCCGCCCCGATTGACCCCGCCACGCTCCCCGAGGGGTACCAGAAACAGTTCCTCTCCGCCGGCAAGGTGGGCGACAAGAGCTACTTGGCGCCGTTCCAGATTTCCACCCCCGTGATGCTGGTCAACAAGAAGCTCCTGGCAGATGCAGGCGTTACAGATCCGGCAAGCATCAAGAACTTCGGACAGGTGGTCGAGGCCGCCAAGAAGGTCACCGAGAAGACCGGCAAGCCCAGCATCAACATCGCCTCCGACGACCTCCCGGACTGGTTCTCCCAGGCTCTGGTCCAGTCCTCCGGCGAAAAGTTCGTGGCCGACGACGGATCCTTCGGCTTCGACACCAGCAAGGGCCGAGAGGCCATGGGCCTGATCTCCACCCTTGCGAAGGAAAAGCTCGCCCTGAATGTCAAGATGGACGACGGCCAAGCCCAGTTCGTCGCCGGAAACCTGGCCTTCCAGATGGCCACCACGTCCCGGATCGCCCAGATCGTGAAGAACGCCCCGAAGGACCTCGACTGGACCCCGATCGACCTTCCCGGCCTCAACGGCCCGGAAGGAGCCCTCCCCGCAGGCGGCAACGGCTGGGTCGTCATCTCCGAAGACTCCTGCAAGGCGGCGTTCTCCCAGGCCATGGTCACTGAAATGCTGACCAAGGATGCCTCGCTCCTGAGCAGCGGCAAGGACTACAGCTACATCCCGGTCAACAAGCTCGCCACGGAAGAGCTCCTCAAGGGCGACAACATCGCCCCGCAGATGCGTTACGCCTGGACCTACGACAAGCCGCTGACCGTCTGGAGCGGATTCGCCGGAGCTCAGACCGCGCCCATTGTCGACACCCTCCGCACCATGCTCCAGCAAATGGCCGCCGGAAAGTCTGCCGACGACTCCGTGCCGGCAGCAGCCAAGACCATCAACGCGCTCCTGGGGAAATAGGCATGGCTTCAATCAGCCTCGAGAACATCTCCAAGCGTTTCGGTCACATCACTGCCCTTGATGGGGTCAATCTGGATATCAGGGACGGTGAGAGTCTGGCCATCCTCGGGCCCTCAGGCTCAGGTAAGTCCTCGCTGCTGCGTATCATTGCAGGGCTGGAGGACCCGGACACAGGCCGTATCCTGCTGGACGGCAAGGACCAGAACGGCGTCCCCGCCCACCAGCGCGACATTTCCATCGTCTTCCAGAACTTCGCGCTCTACCCCCATCTGACATCCATGGGCAACATCACCCTGGGGCTGCGCCACGGCCTTTGCCTGTCCAAGAAGGACGCCGAACAGCGGGCCCGCGAGACCGCGGCACGCATGCGGGTGGAAGATCTCCTGGACCGGCGGCCCAAGGCGATGTCCGGTGGCCAACGCCAGCGCATCGCCCTGGCCCGGGCACTCGCCCGGCACGCTGGCGTCGTGCTCCTGGACGAGCCGATGTCCGGCTTGGACGCCCAGCTGCACATCTCGCTGCGGGCGGAAATCCACCAGCTCATCAGCCAGGAAGGAGCTACGGGGGTCACCGTGACCCACGACCAGCAGGACGCCATGTCCATGGCAGACCGGATCGCCGTCATGAACCGCGGGCGCATCGTCCAGCTGGGAACTCCGGACGAACTATACGACGAGCCGGCTTCGGCGTTCGTGGCCGGGTTCATCGGGGCGCCCCCGATGAACCTGCTGGCTGCCACACCGCACCAGCAGGGGCAGCTGGCCACAGCTTTCGGGCCCATCCGGCTCCCGGAAGGAGGCCCTGACGGGACGCATTCCGGGCTGGGTACCGATGCGAAGGTGGGCATCCGGCCGGAGGACGTTCTGCTGGGCACCCCGGGCCGGGCCGGCGCCTGGGCATCGGAGGGGACAGTGATCCTCGTGGAGCCCAACGGTCCGCTGCGGACCGTCCACGTTGATCTGGGGGATGAAGTCGTGCTGGTCTCGTGCCGCTCGGAGGAGCGCCCCGATCTCCTCTCCAGGGTGGGCCTGTGGGCCCTGCCCGAGAAGATCCACTGGTTCAGCGGGCCGGAGGGCCTGCGGGCGGGAACGGCTGCCGGGCTGGGCCTCACGACGGCGGCAATGGCGGGTGCGGTATGAAATTCCTGTTCGACTGGAACGGCACCATAGCCGACGACGCCGCACGGGCTTGCTTCGCCACAAACACGGCCCTGGACGCCGTCGGGGCGCCGCGCATCGATCCCCTTGAATTCGACCGCAAGTTCATCCTCCCGATGGACGAGATGTTTCTCCGGCTCGGTGTTTCCGGGCAGGACGTTGCAGCGGCAACGTCCCACTGGAACAAGGCCATGGCCTCACGGCAGGCACCGATCCGCGCCGGCGCGGCCAGATTCCTGCGGGCTCTGCACGACGCCGGCGAGTACTGCGCGGTCATCTCCGCGGCCGGAGAGCAATACCTGCGCGAAGAACTTGAGTACTTCGGCCTCACGGACTGCTTCGACGAGGTCCTCACGGGGGCCTCGGACAAGGTCGAGGCACTGGAGGGCCTGCGGCGGGACGGCCAGGCCCTGTACTTCGGCGACACCGAATACGACATCGCAAGCGCCGTCTCCTCGGGGTGCATCGCGGTCGGGGTCCTCAGCGGGTATTGTCCCGACGACCGGCTCCGAGGCGCCGGCGCGCAGTACATCATCACGGACTTCCTAGGCTTGGACGGGGTGATTGCACGTCGGCTCTTCGGCAGCTACGTGACGCCATAGCGACCAAAACCGCTCATCCCCGGCTCCCTGTCAGGAGCCGGGGATGTTCTTCCCTTGCCTTCTCTATGTGGGGTGTCCGGACTTTCGGGTTGTTCTTGGGTCTTTTTTTGCAGGTCACGGCCGGGCCGCCTCTTCGAGTGTTCGGGCCGGTCTCCCGCCGCGGAATCTGCGGAGTGCGCCGGGAAGTCCGCTGCAGGGCGGTGTGCGGGACCTGGGCCTTCTTCCGTCGCTGTTCCTGTTCCAGTTGATTCGTCATACAAGTCCATACCGGGGTGCGCGGTTTTCGTCATGAGCACATGAGCGCGCTCTTCTACCTTTGGGGAAAGCGCTCTGTGAGGGCCGGCGGCAAATTGGCCAATGCCCCGTCTGGAGCAGGACCTGCGGGTCCTGCCGAATGGCCATGGTTGAGTACAAGCTGCGAAGTGCACCAGTGGGTCGCCTGTCGTATGCGCCCAGGTCTTGACGGCTTAGCGCGGTGTCCCGGAAGGACAAACGGAAGCAACGTTGCGCCGATTGAAGGGCTATTTCGACGCGTTCATGCCCCACGTAGTGGCACGGCCGTAACATGGAAGCAGATACATGCGCCGGCTTGCCAGGTTCGCAGAAAAGGACTCAGGACGTTGCCACTCGAAACACTTCCCATAGTCGACTTCTCCCGGTTGAACGCGGGCCTGGAGGAGGCGTCCCGGTTTCGGGACGAACTGCGCAACGCCATGCATGAGGTCGGTTTCCTCTATCTGGCCGGCCATGGGATCCCGCTGGAGCTCGCGGACGCAATGCTGGACGTGTCCCGCCGCTTCTTCGAGCTGCCCGACGAACAGAAGCTGACGATCGAGAATGTCCACAGCCCGCAGTTCCGCGGCTACACCCGTGTCGGTGGGGAACTCACGGAAGGTGCAGTCGACTGGCGCGAGCAAATCGACATCGGCATAGAGCGGAACACGGTGGAACCGGGCCCGGGCGTCGCGGACTATTGGCGCCTCGAGGGGCCAAACCTGTGGCCGGCTGCGCTGCCCGAAATGCGCGAGATTGTCGCCGAGTGGACCGAACGGCTGAGCATCATCTCACTCACTCTCCTGCGGGCCCTGGCAGTGTCGCTCGGAGCGCCTGAGGACATTTTCGATGAGGCATTCGCCGCACGGGCTTTCCCCGTGCTCAAAGTTGTACGGTATCCGGGGTCATCGCACGAGGAACCCAAGCAGGGCGTAGGCTCCCACCGCGACGGCGGGGTGCTGACGCTCCTCCTGGTGGAGCCCGGGAAAGGCGGCCTTCAGGTCGAGTACCAGGGGACGTGGATCGACGCACCTCAGGTGCCCGGAACTTTTGTGGTCAA
This genomic window from Arthrobacter sp. 24S4-2 contains:
- a CDS encoding SDR family NAD(P)-dependent oxidoreductase, producing MTTENRVAVITGAASGIGRALAVHYAQRGVHAVIGTFPGDPHDPEETLRLVKAAGGQAVIHEVDVRSTPSVDAFAERALEEYGRLDYAVANAGILRNSPLGEMTDERWEAMLDVDLTGVLRTLRAGSARMTDGGAMVAVSSIAGGVYGWEEHAHYAAAKAGVLGLIRSVAAELGPRGIRANAVIPGLIETPQSLDPVNSLGPDGLQRAGLEIPWGRVGRPQEVASVIGFLTSNDAVYVTGQSLIVDGGLTVKMRA
- a CDS encoding SDR family NAD(P)-dependent oxidoreductase is translated as MNNPDASRHTEGRAVVVTGGASGIGKAIAEAFTANGDRVAVLDRSGAAGSIAVDVSDEASVRAAFAAARAELGSIDILVNSAGLLTESPLEDMTLAMWNETIAVDLTGVFLCCREVVGEMRQQKWGRIINIASQLAIKGGTGLSHYSAAKAGVVGLTKALALETAGDNVLVNSIAPGPIETPLVDGISEDWKTEKRAGLPLLRFGLPAEVAPTALLLASDPGGNLYVGQTLGPNSGDVMP
- a CDS encoding MurR/RpiR family transcriptional regulator: MTTNDLATAPAHREQFLEAVRENLTSFTSVELRIAKAMLNDPAGLINQSIGQFAVVAGVSAASAVRFCRAMGLAGFQELKLTLSRSAPADPARAATDVDAGDSPETASRKVVLGSAEALATAAGNIDHLAIAAAAGVLGEARRVLVAGIGTSAPLAADVAYRLALIGVDAVFPADAHVQHVMASHLVPGDACLVISHTGSTVETLAVAGAARDAGAVVLAVTSFAGTPLTDISDHVVVAGSQETAYRVDAMTSRMVHLAVLDALVVVLAHASPWRSETLAESNEILARGHRI
- a CDS encoding PQQ-binding-like beta-propeller repeat protein gives rise to the protein MPKLIHGLVTDGAGAPHPGVAVTNGRDVITTDDGGAFSLEPAGPFIALTRPTGWTTDRWFARIDAGAAEDTAITFVLEPDEQPLPYQFMHITDTHIDAKRESEWSFDYGRLTQASQLREFLQDLPQLSPASRSVVITGDLVDHGSAEEFAELMDAVDGSPVDVNLVPGNHDHMHTGLKGLVSRNNYIINGGNPELYEAMVGPRWFSYDVAGLHVVVMDWHTHELGLDHTVQEEWLRNDLATAGASTPYILCMHDQPGHSIMDRLPRKPLATFSGHWHTSRVVDIDGVLHVNSPTPFFAGLDYSPPMFREVVWDGTEITLNSRTMPARYLHNPEHAFDVDKATIAGYDAKPERPPVRWRHQLAGAGHRAGLTLTDGMVLAGSQIEDKPAGTVEALDAATGSLLWTAGTESAVKTRPLKVGGIVVVAEVNGAVAGLDATSGERVWTTPSTDPYRRFAWQSPVESEGIVVVGDQSDLRALDAATGEVLWGRTDLSPHHNIVTHSSVLILGRTVVVGFWPTPNAPIAVDLHTGESLWPVPALKDDPWETARKLRVTGTAVFDAVDDSVLLPAIAGTVKLDRESGQVLWTADHEGGYSPSTPVVTPDGYVVTVTGRGIRMLNRETGVQLWDVPVDGLAPFPMTAYRKKAHPVMAAPLYLASEDTLLLPGLDGVIRRYRMDGTPAGEFRIGVPLAAPLLAADGGYLTVGVDGGVLSLDLPAGPAAEIGASS
- a CDS encoding carbohydrate ABC transporter permease; this encodes MTTPLLKERPASGQLPAPADQPASGHRAAPKRRSIIPYLLLLPALLAMLLFVYGPALLSFIGSFFVIPLSKGPWKFAGLDNYKSVLSDPLIQQAAWNTLVYSVATIIPSMVLGLLLALLMERLGRRSWLAKTALILPMTANMVAMAVVFKWIFALQGGLANQTLAMVGFAPVNWLGEAETSLASVILVGLWRATSLCTLLFMAGLTTIPGSIHEATAVEGIRGFAKLRTVILPMLKPTVVFVSVLSITGAAQVFEIVNVMTKGGPLGSSETIMTATQRVGFEYFRVGEASAMSFTLIAILLAVGIIGRRRTPKEES
- a CDS encoding carbohydrate ABC transporter permease, with amino-acid sequence MIRLYKPLGLVLGAVAVVLSLFPFYWMLRTAVAPAGGSVLTGMSLIPAELDLSNFARAWDRANLGSAMLNGITVTLGILLLQLLTCIPAAYALARFRFRGAGVLLGLVLACLLVPSQATLIPTFVGLNLLGLGDTRLGLVLPFVTSAIGIFMLRQQMLSIPDAIMEAARTDGLGPLRTLVSVVVPMSAPSIAAFSMLSIFTHWNDYLWPLLVARSPEIMTPPLTLAIFQNADTGFDYPALSAAAAIVTAPVIILFLLAQRHFVRGMAGPEVAG